The DNA region TTAAGCTAATTCTGAGGACAATACCTGCGTTGTTCCAGAAAGAAAATGTTTAAAAACCCTGTTAAAAACTTTTGCGGAAAATGCCTTTTCTCGATAGGATAATTAAAAGTCAGTTTGATATATTTACAAGTTGTTTAAAAAGCGCTTAACCGTTATGGGTAAAAAACGTCTGTTCACAATATGTTTTCTGATAACGGTTTTATTTGCTGCTAAATGGAATGCCCAGGCTCAGATACTTGCTACAGATGAGTCACGTCTTTTCAATCCTTTGACTGACGACATCACCAAGCGACTGCCAAACATCAGGGTGCTCATCGATTCCGCTGTTAAGCATTCACCATCGGTGAAATATGAAGAATTGAAAGCTGATTATTACTACTATGAACAGCTTACAGCCGAACGTCACTGGATGGAACATTTCAGCTTCAACCTCGACTGGAACTGGGGTATCTGGAATTTTCACGACCGGCAAACTTCTACAATCAGCGAGCCTTTTGCCATTGACCTCAATTCGATAAGGGACAACTTTGCCATCGGATTCTACATCCGTTTCCCACTTGCAACACTTGTGGATCGGCGTAATCGCATCGCCAAGCAAAAAAAATGGCAGGAGCTTTCATTTGTTCAGCGCGAAATCAACCGCCAGTTTGTGGTTACACAGGTCATCGAAGCCTATGATATGATGATCCAGTGGCAGAACTACATCAGGATATACAACGACTATCAGAAGTTTACGATGATTCAGATGCAGATGGCGCAGAATCAGTTCCTGAATGGTGAGATCTCAACAGCAGAATATACCAGGTTAAAAGAAATACAAACCAGAGGTGCCATTGAGTACCAACAGGCAATTGCCGAGTTTAGCAAGAACTACCGAACCCTCGAAATTCTCACCGGTATCAATTTCAACCTGGTTAATGTACTAAGATAAACCACACATATGGATATAGCTCAGTTTTTACGCGTAATAAAAAACAACCTATTGCTGCTGATAGCAATTCCCTTGCTTTTGGCCCTGGTTGTCTTCTATTTTACTAGGAATCAGGACAGTGTGTATGAATCCGAAGCCATCATCTACACCGGCATCACCACCGGCTATTCCATTGAATCTACCGCACAACGCCCCACCGACTATTTCTTTACCAGCGCCCAATTCGACAACCTGATCAACCTCATCAACTCGCGCCAGACCATTGTTGAATCTGCCATTATGCTTTATGCGCAAAACCTTTCTCTGGAAGGCTACAATCCACAATACATCTCCAACGAGAACTACGATAAACTAATGAAAGCCACCCCGAAATTTATCAAGGACATGGTGGTTAAAAACGGTAAAGCAGGGGTGCAGCGCGAGAAAGAAGAACAAATCAGGGCATTGGAACGTGAACTCAAAAGTCTTGAGCGTGAGATAAATAAACAACGTAATTCTGAAGATAATTCACAATCGCCTGTTATTCAAGGAAATACAAGAGAACAGGGGCTTTCTAAAGACGAAATGATCATCGAACCGCAGTCGTACAATACCCAAAACCCGCAGATTCAGACTTCGGCTGCTTTTGACCGTCAACCGGCAAATGAAAGGGTGCATATCGTCAGAGCCGGCGAGACTTTGCTGACCATCGCACGGCAGTACGGCGTGAGCATGAACCACCTT from Bacteroidota bacterium includes:
- a CDS encoding TolC family protein, which gives rise to MGKKRLFTICFLITVLFAAKWNAQAQILATDESRLFNPLTDDITKRLPNIRVLIDSAVKHSPSVKYEELKADYYYYEQLTAERHWMEHFSFNLDWNWGIWNFHDRQTSTISEPFAIDLNSIRDNFAIGFYIRFPLATLVDRRNRIAKQKKWQELSFVQREINRQFVVTQVIEAYDMMIQWQNYIRIYNDYQKFTMIQMQMAQNQFLNGEISTAEYTRLKEIQTRGAIEYQQAIAEFSKNYRTLEILTGINFNLVNVLR